GAGACCGGCGACTTCACCGGCTGGACCGTCGGCGACGTCACCGACTCGGTGGCCGTCACCGGCGCAGATGCGTACACCAGCCCGTGGGAGGGGGAGCAGATGGCCGTGCTCGGCACCCCGACGGACAGCGCGGAGGTCAACCAGCCACTCGGCCCGAACGAGATCTGCCAGGACTTCGTGGTCACCCAGGAGAGCGAGCAGTTCGTCTTCAACGTCTTCACCTACGACTACACGGGCTTCGACGAGCTCCGCTTCGATGTGGCGGTCACCGACCCGGCCACCGGTGAGGTGCTCGCCGCGTACGAACAGGGCGCCTGGGGGTCGGGGACCGCGCTGAAGAGCACGGGTTGGCGGGGCGTCGTGGTCGATCTGGCCGGGCGGGTCGGGGAGACGGTCCGGCTGACCCTCAGCGCCGGCGGCACGAGCGACAGCCTGTACGCCTTCTGGGCCTACCTCGACTCGGCCGACGAGTTGCCCCTGGCGCCTCCGTCGGATGCCAAGAGCGCCTCGGGCAGCGTGATGATCGACCCGGTGACCGGCCAGTTCACCGTGGCCATGCCGGCTGGCGACGTCTCCGACGTGACGATCTTCACGGACCTGACCGACCTGGACTGCACGGCGACCGACGTGAAGCTACTCTACGACGGCGTCGAGTTCCCGATCGCGCCCGTCAGCGAGGGGAGCTCGGTCTACACCGGGGTGATCCCGGCCGCGACCATCATCGGCAACCCGAACGGCCAGGTGGTCGTCGAGGTCACCTGCGAGGACGGGACGACGCAGGTCCTCGTCGTCGGCACGATCGTGCTGTACGACCCGAGCGGCATCGTCAGCGACGCCGAGACCGGCGAGCCGGTCGTCGGCGCCGACGTGTTCTTGTACCGGGTGCCCGGCGCGGCGCCTGACCAGGTGGAGGCGGGCGACGGCGATTGCCGCACCGTGGATACTCGCGACGGCGAGGACTGGACGGGCGAGCCCGACGCCGAGATCGATCTCGGCGCGCTCGTCAACCCTGCATCGCCGCAGATCTCGCCGAACGTCAACCCGTTCATCACCAACGAGATCGGCTACTACGGTTGGGACGTCGCGGAGGGCTGCTGGTACGTGGTCGTGGAAGCCGAGGGCTACGAGACCCGGGTCAGCCCGGTCGTGGGCGTGCCCCCGGAGGTCCTCGATCTCGACCTGGCCCTGACCCCGGACACGACCCCGCCGACCTGGCCGGCCGAGGCGGACCTGACCGCCTCCGACGTCACCCAGACCGGCGTGGAGCTGTCGTGGACGGCCGCCACCGACGGCGTGACGGGGTACCGCGTGTACCAGGATGGCACGGAGATCGCGGACCAGGAGGGACAGACCCTGTCGGTCGCCGGTCTGACCCCCGGCACCGACTACACCTTCTCCGTGGAGGCCTATGACGCGTCGGACAACGAGTCCACCGACGGGCCGACGACGACGGTGACGACGGTGGCGCCACCCGACACGACGGCACCGGCTTGGCCCGGCAACGCGGAGCTGACCGCGTCGGACATCACCGGGAGCAGCGTGGCGTTGTCGTGGGTCGCGGCCAGCGACGACGAGGGCGTGACCGGCTACCGGGTGTTCCAGGACGGCGTGGAGATCGCCGACCAGGCAGGCACCACCCTGCAGGTGACCGGGTTGGACCCCGACACCGAGTACGAGTTCACGGTGGAGGCCTACGACGCGGCGGGCAACGAGTCCGACGACGGCCCGTCGGTCTCGGTGACCACGCTGGACGGGGTCGGCCCCGGCGACGAGGCGTGTGACCCCGACGCCGTGCCCGAGTCGCCGTTCACCGACATCGCGGGCAACACCCACCTGGACAACATCGGCTGCATCGTGTGGTTCGGGTTGACCCAGGGCACCACGCCCACGACCTACAGCCCGGCCAACCCGGTGCGGCGTGACCAGATGGCGTCGTTCATCGCCCGGCTGCTGGAGGCGTCGGGGGTGACCCTGCCGGCAGCGTCGGACCAGGGCTTTGGCGACATCGCCGGCAACGTCCACGCCGACCGCATCAACCAGCTCGCCGCGCTGGACATCGTGCTGGGCACCAGCCCCACGACCTACGCGCCCAGCCAGGAGGTGCGCCGCGACCAGATGGCGTCGTTCCTGATCCGCGCCTACGAGCACATCGACAACAGCACGCTTGCCCGCACCCCCTCGCCGTTCACCGACGTGGCGGGCAACACCCACCTGGCCAACATCGAGAAGGCGGCGACCGCCGGCTTCACGCAGGGCACCACGCCCACCACCTACACCCCCGCGGCGTCGGTGCGCCGCGACCAGATGGGCTCGTTCCTGGCCCGGGTGCTCAACCGTGGCATGGCCGACGGCCACGTCACCCACCCGAGCTAACCACCGACCCGTAGTACACCGGCGGGCCAGGCGCACGACGGCCTGGCCCGCCGGCTCGTGTGCGACCTCCTCGTGAGCCCGGCCCGATGGGTCGGGCTCGCGGCGTGTCGGGATCGCCTCGGCAAGCTCCGGCGACTCACGAGCAGAGCTAGCGCCGGCCGGCTCGCCTTCGCCGGACCACGAGAACCAGGGCGAGCAGCGCCACCGCCGCCGCGGCGATGAGGACGAGCGACCATGGGGCAGCGGTGATGTCGGCCTCGGCGGGAGGGTCGGGGAGGCGCACCCTGGTCGCCGCGATGTCCTGGCGCACCAGCTCGGGTCGGTCCTCCCCGATGCGCGTGTCGGTCCAGACCGCGATCAGGCTGCCGTCCCAGGCGGCGAGCCCCAGCCGCGCACCCACGCCGGGCTCGACGTGCGCCGCCTGCGGTCGCGGGCCGATCGTCGCGTCGAAGGCCCGCGACGACAGCTGGCGGGTCTCGAACGGAGCTGCGCCGTCGGCGGAGACCGCGACCCTGGTCGTGGCCATGGCGCCGTCGGTGTCGTCCTGGTCCACGTACAGCACTGCGACGCGCCCGTCGTCGGTGGCCGCCACCCTGGGCAGGTACTGCGCCGTCTCGTCGTCGGCCGGGTGGTCGTGGACCCGGACCGGAGCCGACCAGGAGTCCCCGCCATCGACCGATCGACGCAGGAGCACGTCCCGGCTGCCCGCGCGGGCGTCAGCCCACGCGACGTAGAGCGTCCCGTCGGGTGCGGCGGTGATGGACGGGAACTCGGGCAGGAACACGATGAAGCGCTGGCCGACGACCACCTCGTCGTCGATCTCCACACCGGGGGAGAAGGTGCGGCCGCCGTCCGTGGAGCGGGTCAGCACCAGCGCACTGGTGCCCTCCCAGGCGGGGCCTTCGAGGTTCTGGAAGTCGCGGACGTTGTCCTTGAAGTCCTGGTAGAGCACCACCAGGTCCCCGTCGGCGTCGATCACCGGGGTGGCCGCCGCTACCCGCGGCCGTGCTGGGTCACTGAACGGCACCGGGTCGCTGAAGGTCTCGCCCCCGTCCTCGGAGCGCGTCGCGACCAGCGTCGGCGGGCTGGCCAGCGCCCACACGCCGATGTCGTCGGCCTGCATGTACGTGAGGTGCACGACGCCGTCGGGGTCGACCACCACCCGGGTCTGGAACACCCGCTCCCCGGCGACCCGGACGGGCTCGGACAGCGTCGCACCGCCGTCCTCGGACCGCGCCAGCCACAGGTTGTCCGGCACGTTGCCGCGACCCATGAGGTTGACGTAGGCCACGTACAGGGTCCCGTCTGGACCGAAGGCGACGTCGGGTGCGTACGGGCGCTGTGTCTCGACGAAGCGCACCTCACCCTCCTCGGTGAGCTCCAGTGGCGGGCCCTCCGGGTTGCCGGTGCCCTCCGGCAGGGGCAGGTCCGTGGACGACCAGGTCCGCCCGCCGTCGCGGCTGTAGTGCAGGCGGGCGCTGAAACCGGGGGCATCCATCAGGTGGACGACCACCACGTTGTCACGGTCCTGCGGGTTGATCACGGCGGTCGGTGAGTTGTTGGCGATGAGCTCGGCCTCGGGGCCGGCACCGACGTCAGTGATGAAGACCTCGTCGGAGACCTGGGTGCCGGATCCGCCGGCGAGCCCCAGCAGCGCGACCAGGACGACGCTCAGCATCGTCACGATGGTGCCCACCCGTGCCCGTCGCGGGTGGCCAGGGCGACAGCGAACAGCTCGTCGGGGTCGGTGTACCAGGTTCGCAGGGCAAGGCCGGCTGCGGCCAGACGCTCGGTCAGGGTGCCGCGGGTGAACTTGGAGCTGACCTCGGTGCGGACCACCTCGCCCGCCCGCAGCGCCACCTCGAGGTCGAGGTCGGGAAAGCGCCACACGGTCGGTTCGACGGCCTCCAGGCCGATCTCGATGCGCGCCTCCGTGGGGTTCCAGCGGGCCGTGTGCCGGAGGGCGTCGGCGTCGATCGTGGCTCCCAGCTCCCGTTGCAGGACCGTCACCAGGTTCATCGTGAACGCCGCGGTGACCCCCGCGGCGTCGTCGTAGGCGGCCTCCAGCACCTCGGGACCCTTCACCAGGTCGGCACCGAGCAGGAGGACGTCGCCGTCGGCCAGCGTGCCCGCGATGTCGGTGAGCAGCTCGACCTGCTGGGCGGGCGGGAAGTTGCCGATGGTCGAGCCCAGGCACGCCACCAGGCGCCGACCGGTGCGGGGGACCGCCGCGAGATGCTCGTGGAAGTCACCCACGACCCCCCGGACCTGCAGCCAGGGGTAGTCCGCGACCAGCGCCGCTGCGGCCTCCTCCACGGCGTCCGTGCTGACGTCGAACGGCACGTAGGCGTCACCCGTGCCGTGGCGGTGCATGGCCTCCAGCAGCAGGCGGGTCTTGCGCGACGAACCGGATCCGATCTCCAGGAGCTCCGCCGGGGCGACGGCGCGGACGATCTCGTCGGCGTGGCGCTCGAGGATCGCGGCCTCCGTGCGGGTCAGGTAGTACTCCGGGGTCGCGGTGATCTCCTCGAAGAGCACGGACCCGCGAGCGTCGTACAGCCACTTGGACGGCAGGGACCGGGGCGAGGCGGCGAGGCCGGCCCGGACATCCCGTGCCAGAGCAGCGCCCTGGTCGTCGTCCTCGACGAGTCGCAGCAGGTCGGTGTCGGTGCTCACGCAGGGCTCCTCGTCACGCGCGTCGTGCGGACCTCGGTGGCGCTGACCTGCACCACCGAGCCGTCGGGTACTGGCCTCCAGCCGAGGTCGTCGTCGAGGGGCTCGGACGCGAGCAGTGTCGCGCCTGGCCATCGGGCTCCATCCTCCAGCGTATAGAGCGTGTTCGCGGCGGTGCCGGACGCGGTTCGGGTCCCGACCACCGTCGTCCCGTCCGCGAGCAGCAGCGTCAGGGTTGCGGGGGTGCCCAGGTCGGCGCAGACCGCCGCGGCCTCGGTCACGGCTGCGGCTGCTGCGCCTGCCAGCGCGGCGTGCGGGTCGGCCTCCAGGTGCGCCATCGCCAGGAGGAACAAGGCGTGCGAGTCGCTGGCCGCCTCGACCCGGGCGTGCAGGTGGTCGGGCAACCGCTGCAGGAGCCGGCGTGCGACCCGGGTGCGGTACTCGGCGATGAAGCCGTTGTGCGCACCGGCCACGTGCTCGTGCACGAACGGTGCGGTGAGCCCCGCGCCGTGCCCGAGGCCCGGGGTCGCGCCCCGCACCGCGGCGAGCTGCGCCCCCGAGCGCAGCCGGGCGGCCAGCGTCGGCAGGTTCACGTCCGACCACGGTGGGCGCTCGGTGACGTAGCGCAACGGCTCGGCGTCACCGGCCGGCCACCAGGCGATTCCGGTGCCATCGACGTTGACGGCTCCGGACAGCTGTTCGCGGGGGTCGTACGCCTGCACCTGCAGGGAGCGGGGCGCGTCGTACAGCAGGGTCGACAGGGGCACCGCCGGCCCGACGTACGCCGCCAGACGGCACATCAGGGGGTGGACGCTGCGTCGTAGGCCAGGCGGAGCCCGGCGAAGATCTGGCGGCGGTACGGGTGGTCCCAGTTGCGAAACGATGCCCGTGCCAGCGTCGGCCGGGTCGCCCAGCTCGCACCCCGCAGCACCCGGTAGTCGCCGCCGAAGAACACCTCGCTGTACTCGGGGTAGGGAAACGTCGTGTACCCGGGGTACGGATCGAAGCCCGAGGTGGTCCACTCGAAGCCGTCGCCCACCATCTGCTCGATCCCGTACGCGCTGGCCCCGGTGGGGTAGGAGCCGACCGGGGCCGGACCCCACGCCCGGCGGTCGAGGTTGGCCCGAGCGGGGGTGGGCGGTGCGTCCCCCCACGGGTAGGTGCGGGCACGTCCTGCGCACGGGTCCCAGGCGGCGGCCTTCTCCCACTCCTCCTCGGTCGGCAGCCGCCCGCCGGCCCAGGTGGCGAAGGCCTCGGCCTCGTAGCAGCTCACGTGCTGGACGGGTTCGCGGGGGTCGAGGGGCTCGACGTGGCCGAACCGGCGTCGCATCCAGCCCTGCTCGGCCGAGGGCAGCCACCCCTGCGGCCAGCGGTGGCCTCGCTCGCTGCGCCAGGCCCAGCCGCGCGCCGTCCACAGCTCCGGACGGTCGTAGCCGCCCGCGGCGACGAAGGCGGCGTACCGGCGGTTGGTGACGGGGAACCGGTCGAGGGCGAATGTGCCCACCTCCACGGGGTGGGCCGGCCGTTCGTTGTCGTAGGCGCCGGTCAGGGTCGCGCCCATCACGAAGCGGCCACCCGGGACGGTGACGCGGTCCGCGTCGTCCACGGGACGCGGCGGCGGCAGATGCCGGGCGGCGGCGGGCGGGTACGCGGGGGCGTGTCGACGCAGGTTCAGGGCCTGCAACATGGTCTCCTGGTGCTGGGCCTCGTGCTGGGCGACCAGGTGGTAGACGAACCCGCCCGCCCGCAGCGGGTCGTCCGGGTCGAGGCCGTCGTGGCGCAGCACCCGCAGGGCGTCACCGCGAACCTCGTCGAGGTAGGCGACGGCCTCCGCGCGCGGCAGGATCGGCAGGCCGGCGCGGGTTGCTCGCGGGTGGTCGAACGGGTTGTACAGCGCGGCCAGCCGCGGGTCCCAGCCGGCGTCCTCGCCCAGGGCGCGCAGCAGCCACAGCTGCTCGAAGGTCCCGATGTGGCCGAGGTCCCACACCAGGGGGCTCATGATCGGGTCGACCTGCCGGTGCACCTCGTCGTCGTCGAGCGGCTCGAGGAGCGCGTGGGTCACCCGGCGACCCTCGTCGAGGGCACCGACGAGCGCGGGCACGGGGGCGTGAGGGGCGGTCATCGGGGGCAACCTACAGCGGGGTGAGGGTGTCGATGGGGTCGCCGGCCCATGCAAGCGCCGCAGCCGGCGAGTCCGCGAGGCGCTCCGCCAGCTCGTCGGCGGGGCACCGCCCGCGCATCGTGAAGTGGTCGAGGAACGTCTCGGTGGTCCGCAGGTCCTGGTCGCGCACGTAGCCCACCGGCAGACGGCGGCCACCGGCCAGCGCCAGCGACCACGCCTCGACGGCCTGTGCGCACATGGCGGGGTCCGCCACCCCGGAGACGACTGCGCGATCGAGCAGCGTCGAGAGCGTCGCCCGGTGGCGCTCGAGCAGGCCACGGATCTGCTGGCGGGCCCGAGCGTCGTACAACGCGCCCACGAGCAGAACCACGGGCACGGCGCGCCAGCGCCGCGGCAGCGCGTCCACACCCCGCAGCTCCAGGAAGCCGCGCGCCCGGACCTCGGGGAAGAGCGTCGTCAGATGATAGCGCAGGTCCTCGGCGGTCGGCCAGCCCGCCGGGCCCCCGGCGCGGAGCCAGTCGCCGAACGTCCGTCCCGGCGTGCCCGGTCGGCAGCCGTGTCGGGTGTGGACCAGCAGCACGTCGGCGGACAGTGCGAGGCCGGCGAGCTGGTCGACGGGGTCCTCGCTGCCGGACAGGAATCGGGCGGGCAGGCCGGTGCGGGTGGGGTCGAGCTGTCGCCACAGCAGGCCCCGGCCGGAGACGGCTCCCGGGACGGGGCTGGCAGCGAACGTCGCGACCAGGAGCGGGGCGAGGAGGTTTGCGACCAGCCAGCGCTCCCCGGCGGTCGACGGCGGGCCGAGACACAGGTTGACCTGCAGGGAGGCGGTGTGGCACATCATGGTGCGCCCGGCCGGCCCGCGCCGGGCCAGGTATGCCGCCATCGCCGAGTAGCGCGGTGTCTCCAGCTGCCGGGTGACGCTGTCGGCGGGATGCCAGACGTCGACGCCGGCCGCGGCGAGCGTCGCACCGGCCATGGCGTAGGAATGAGCGACGTCCATGCTCGTCCGGTCGAGCGCGGCGAGCGCGGCCGCGGCGGTGTCCCAGGGTGCGGTCGCCACCTCGACCTGCCCGCCGGGCTCGCAGGTCACCTGCGTGCCCGCGTCGAGGGCGAACAGCGGGACGCCCCCCGGAGTCTGCGTGTGGGGGGTCAGGCGCCCGAGGACGGACAACGTGCCCGGGGCGCCGGAATCGGTCAGCGGCACCCTGCCGGCCGGCGCGCCGCCGTCGGTGAGCCGGACGGGGAAGGCCTCGGCCTCGAGGCCGACCTTGCCGAGCTCCGGGGCGCCCGGCTCGGGCGCGTAGCATGCCGCCGCGACCACGTCACGGACCTCGTCGGCGGCCAGCGCGGCGCGCAGGTCGTGCGTGGGCATGGCGTGCC
The sequence above is a segment of the Egibacteraceae bacterium genome. Coding sequences within it:
- a CDS encoding glutamate-cysteine ligase family protein encodes the protein MPTHDLRAALAADEVRDVVAAACYAPEPGAPELGKVGLEAEAFPVRLTDGGAPAGRVPLTDSGAPGTLSVLGRLTPHTQTPGGVPLFALDAGTQVTCEPGGQVEVATAPWDTAAAALAALDRTSMDVAHSYAMAGATLAAAGVDVWHPADSVTRQLETPRYSAMAAYLARRGPAGRTMMCHTASLQVNLCLGPPSTAGERWLVANLLAPLLVATFAASPVPGAVSGRGLLWRQLDPTRTGLPARFLSGSEDPVDQLAGLALSADVLLVHTRHGCRPGTPGRTFGDWLRAGGPAGWPTAEDLRYHLTTLFPEVRARGFLELRGVDALPRRWRAVPVVLLVGALYDARARQQIRGLLERHRATLSTLLDRAVVSGVADPAMCAQAVEAWSLALAGGRRLPVGYVRDQDLRTTETFLDHFTMRGRCPADELAERLADSPAAALAWAGDPIDTLTPL
- the egtD gene encoding L-histidine N(alpha)-methyltransferase; translated protein: MSTDTDLLRLVEDDDQGAALARDVRAGLAASPRSLPSKWLYDARGSVLFEEITATPEYYLTRTEAAILERHADEIVRAVAPAELLEIGSGSSRKTRLLLEAMHRHGTGDAYVPFDVSTDAVEEAAAALVADYPWLQVRGVVGDFHEHLAAVPRTGRRLVACLGSTIGNFPPAQQVELLTDIAGTLADGDVLLLGADLVKGPEVLEAAYDDAAGVTAAFTMNLVTVLQRELGATIDADALRHTARWNPTEARIEIGLEAVEPTVWRFPDLDLEVALRAGEVVRTEVSSKFTRGTLTERLAAAGLALRTWYTDPDELFAVALATRDGHGWAPS
- a CDS encoding fibronectin type III domain-containing protein; its protein translation is MLVTLGLALGLVGVAPARAQEPTPGACSNLGEPLEAQNTGLTNMGFETGDFTGWTVGDVTDSVAVTGADAYTSPWEGEQMAVLGTPTDSAEVNQPLGPNEICQDFVVTQESEQFVFNVFTYDYTGFDELRFDVAVTDPATGEVLAAYEQGAWGSGTALKSTGWRGVVVDLAGRVGETVRLTLSAGGTSDSLYAFWAYLDSADELPLAPPSDAKSASGSVMIDPVTGQFTVAMPAGDVSDVTIFTDLTDLDCTATDVKLLYDGVEFPIAPVSEGSSVYTGVIPAATIIGNPNGQVVVEVTCEDGTTQVLVVGTIVLYDPSGIVSDAETGEPVVGADVFLYRVPGAAPDQVEAGDGDCRTVDTRDGEDWTGEPDAEIDLGALVNPASPQISPNVNPFITNEIGYYGWDVAEGCWYVVVEAEGYETRVSPVVGVPPEVLDLDLALTPDTTPPTWPAEADLTASDVTQTGVELSWTAATDGVTGYRVYQDGTEIADQEGQTLSVAGLTPGTDYTFSVEAYDASDNESTDGPTTTVTTVAPPDTTAPAWPGNAELTASDITGSSVALSWVAASDDEGVTGYRVFQDGVEIADQAGTTLQVTGLDPDTEYEFTVEAYDAAGNESDDGPSVSVTTLDGVGPGDEACDPDAVPESPFTDIAGNTHLDNIGCIVWFGLTQGTTPTTYSPANPVRRDQMASFIARLLEASGVTLPAASDQGFGDIAGNVHADRINQLAALDIVLGTSPTTYAPSQEVRRDQMASFLIRAYEHIDNSTLARTPSPFTDVAGNTHLANIEKAATAGFTQGTTPTTYTPAASVRRDQMGSFLARVLNRGMADGHVTHPS
- a CDS encoding sialidase family protein, with protein sequence MGTIVTMLSVVLVALLGLAGGSGTQVSDEVFITDVGAGPEAELIANNSPTAVINPQDRDNVVVVHLMDAPGFSARLHYSRDGGRTWSSTDLPLPEGTGNPEGPPLELTEEGEVRFVETQRPYAPDVAFGPDGTLYVAYVNLMGRGNVPDNLWLARSEDGGATLSEPVRVAGERVFQTRVVVDPDGVVHLTYMQADDIGVWALASPPTLVATRSEDGGETFSDPVPFSDPARPRVAAATPVIDADGDLVVLYQDFKDNVRDFQNLEGPAWEGTSALVLTRSTDGGRTFSPGVEIDDEVVVGQRFIVFLPEFPSITAAPDGTLYVAWADARAGSRDVLLRRSVDGGDSWSAPVRVHDHPADDETAQYLPRVAATDDGRVAVLYVDQDDTDGAMATTRVAVSADGAAPFETRQLSSRAFDATIGPRPQAAHVEPGVGARLGLAAWDGSLIAVWTDTRIGEDRPELVRQDIAATRVRLPDPPAEADITAAPWSLVLIAAAAVALLALVLVVRRRRAGRR
- the egtB gene encoding ergothioneine biosynthesis protein EgtB, producing MTAPHAPVPALVGALDEGRRVTHALLEPLDDDEVHRQVDPIMSPLVWDLGHIGTFEQLWLLRALGEDAGWDPRLAALYNPFDHPRATRAGLPILPRAEAVAYLDEVRGDALRVLRHDGLDPDDPLRAGGFVYHLVAQHEAQHQETMLQALNLRRHAPAYPPAAARHLPPPRPVDDADRVTVPGGRFVMGATLTGAYDNERPAHPVEVGTFALDRFPVTNRRYAAFVAAGGYDRPELWTARGWAWRSERGHRWPQGWLPSAEQGWMRRRFGHVEPLDPREPVQHVSCYEAEAFATWAGGRLPTEEEWEKAAAWDPCAGRARTYPWGDAPPTPARANLDRRAWGPAPVGSYPTGASAYGIEQMVGDGFEWTTSGFDPYPGYTTFPYPEYSEVFFGGDYRVLRGASWATRPTLARASFRNWDHPYRRQIFAGLRLAYDAASTP